The Planctomycetota bacterium genome window below encodes:
- a CDS encoding glucose-1-phosphate adenylyltransferase, which produces MSNVVAVVLGGGRGTRLYPLTKFRAKPAVPLAGKYRLIDIPLSNCLNSDINRIYVLTQFLSVSLHRHIRRTYNFDPFSGGFVELLAAQQTNDATDWYQGTADAVRQHLRYLQQPGIDYVLILSGDQLYRMDYRQMLKTHQESNADVTIAALPVDRSQAAGFGIMRLNDEGRVMGFLEKPKTEQELEHVRTDPAWIEARGIPSRGRDCLASMGIYLFNRDKLVDLLSKTDYHDFGKEIFPTSIRTNRVQVHLFDGYWEDIGTIKAFYDSNLQLCQANPEFDMMAAAGAIYTRARFLAASQVSGATIKRSLISDGCTIDEGAVIENSIIGLRCVIGKNVTIRNSIVMGNDMYQMPEEIEADKKTGRPLLGIGAGTLIDGAIIDKNCRVGSNVRIKNDRHVQETPDSDIALIRDGIAIVPKDATVPDNWHF; this is translated from the coding sequence ATGTCGAATGTTGTGGCAGTCGTGCTCGGGGGCGGCCGCGGTACCCGGCTTTATCCGTTGACCAAGTTCCGGGCCAAGCCGGCCGTACCGCTGGCGGGGAAGTACCGGCTGATCGACATTCCGTTGTCGAATTGCTTGAACAGCGATATCAATCGCATCTACGTGCTGACCCAGTTCCTGTCGGTCAGTTTGCACCGACACATCCGTCGCACCTACAACTTCGACCCGTTCAGCGGCGGCTTTGTCGAATTGCTGGCCGCTCAACAAACGAACGACGCCACCGACTGGTATCAAGGAACCGCCGACGCGGTACGGCAGCACCTCCGCTACCTGCAGCAGCCGGGCATTGACTATGTGCTGATCCTGTCGGGCGATCAGCTCTATCGGATGGACTATCGGCAGATGCTCAAGACGCATCAAGAGAGCAACGCCGACGTCACCATTGCCGCGTTGCCGGTCGATCGCTCGCAAGCGGCCGGCTTTGGCATCATGCGTCTGAACGACGAAGGGCGCGTGATGGGCTTCCTGGAAAAGCCCAAGACCGAACAGGAACTCGAACACGTCCGAACCGACCCGGCCTGGATCGAAGCGCGCGGCATTCCCAGCCGCGGACGCGATTGCCTGGCCAGCATGGGCATCTATCTGTTCAATCGAGACAAGCTCGTTGATCTGCTGAGCAAAACCGACTACCACGATTTTGGCAAGGAAATCTTTCCGACGTCGATCCGCACCAACCGCGTGCAGGTCCACCTGTTCGACGGCTATTGGGAAGACATCGGGACGATCAAGGCGTTTTACGACTCCAACCTGCAATTGTGCCAGGCCAATCCCGAGTTCGACATGATGGCGGCGGCCGGCGCGATCTACACTCGCGCCCGGTTCCTGGCGGCGTCGCAGGTCTCGGGCGCGACGATCAAACGCAGCCTGATCAGCGACGGCTGCACGATCGACGAAGGGGCCGTCATCGAGAACAGCATCATTGGCCTGCGCTGCGTCATCGGCAAGAACGTCACGATTCGCAATTCGATCGTGATGGGCAACGACATGTACCAGATGCCCGAGGAAATCGAGGCCGACAAGAAGACCGGCAGGCCGCTGCTGGGCATCGGCGCCGGCACGTTGATCGATGGCGCGATCATCGACAAGAACTGTCGTGTCGGGTCGAACGTCCGCATCAAGAACGACCGGCACGTCCAGGAGACGCCCGACAGCGACATCGCGTTGATCCGCGACGGCATCGCAATCGTCCCCAAGGACGCCACGGTTCCCGACAATTGGCATTTCTAA